Sequence from the Streptomyces sp. NBC_00440 genome:
GTCACGCGGCGGAGAAGAAATCGAAGCATGGGGTCGTGACTTTCCGGGTGGGGCGCCGTCGCCGAGGTGTAGGGAGCGGGGGAGGGCCGGGGCCGGGGGAGGGCAGCCGATCGGGCCGCCCGCCCCCGGGTGACGTGCTACGCCGTGGTGTACATCTTGCAGATCGCCATACCGGTCGCGCCGGCGTCGTAGAACATGCCGCCGACCTTGGAGCCGTGGAACCAGTTACGGATCGGCCAGTAGTCCGGGACGACCGCGGCGAGTTCCATGATCTGGCGGTCGATGGCGCCGAAGGCCGCGTCGGCCTTCTTCTGATCGGTGATCAGGGCCGCCGCGTCGATGGCCTTGTTGACGCTCGCGTTGTTCAGCTGCGGCCAGTTCGAGGCGCCGTTGGCGATCACGCGGCCGTCGAAGGTGGGCTGCAGGGCGGTGTAGCCGCCCGGCCAGTCGGCGGACCAGCCGGCCGCGAACATGTCGTAGGTGTTGTCGATCTGGGCGATCTGAGTGTAGAAGGTCGTCTTGTCGACCTGCTTGGTGATCGGGTTGAAGCCCGCCTTGGTGAGGGCGTTCTTGATGGCCACGGCCGTCTTGACGGCGTAGTCCGACGCCTGGAAGGCGATGACGACCTTCTGGCCGAGCTTGCCGGCCTCCTTGAGCATGGCCTTGGCCTTCTCCGGGTCTCCGGTCGGCTTCTTCCGCTTGCCGTAGAGGTCGAAGTCGGTGTGGCCCGGGGTGAGCGGGCTGATGATCGTGGTGGCGATCTCGGAGGACGCGGTGCCACCGCGGATCAGCTGGCACTGCTGCGACGGCCACGCGTAGTTGAGCGCCTGGCGGACCTTGACGTCCTTGATCCGCGTCGTGTTGATGGCGTAGTAGTACGTCGCGTTGTCGAGGTGCGTGAAGACACGCTTCTTCATCGCCGGGTCGCTGAGCACCTTCTGCATGCGCTCGGGGGCGACCTCGTTGAACATCGACACGGTGTGCTGGTCGTTGCCCTGGTCGGCGATGTAGCGGTCCGTGGACGCGAGCAGCTGGAAGCCGAACTGGAGCTGCCACTTGTCCGGGTACGCGTTGCGGATCGGGTCCGTCTTCGGGTCCCAGTGCGGGTTGCGGGAGATCGACATCGACTTGCCGGGCTGGCGGGCGTCGATCTTGTACGGGCCGCAGGAGAACGGCTTCTTGTCGTACTCCGCCTTGGTGTCGTGCTTCTTGGGCACGAGGGAGAAGGCGCGCATACCGAGACACAGGTTGAAGTCGGCGCGGGCCGTGTTGAGGTGGAAGGTGACGGTGTTGCCGCTGATCTCGATCGAGTCGAGGTGCTTGCCTTCGTACGGGCCCTTGTAGCCCTTGCCGCCGACCAGCCACTGCTGCGGGTAGCGCGGACCGTACGTGATGAAGGTGGCGAAGAGCCGCTCGAAGGTGTGGCGGACGTCCTCGATCGTGACGTCGGAGCCGTCCTCCCACTTGCCGCCGTCCTTCAGCGTGAAGGACCAGGTCTTGCCGCCGTCCTTCATCGTGCCGGCGTCCGTGGCGAGGTCGCCCACCAGGGTGGACGTGCCGTCGGCGGAGACCTTGTAGCCGACCAGACCGCGCATGAAGAGCGGGGTGATCCAGCCCTCGTAGCTGGACCAGATCTGCGCCGGGTCCAGGTGGTCGCAGTCGAGCTGGTCCATCGTCCAGATCGTGCCGCCCTTGACCGCGCCCGGAACCTCGGGGGCGGGACCGACGGAGTCGGCCTTGGTGCCTATGACGATCTTGCTGGCCTTGCCCTTGCTGACGTTCGGGGCGCCCTTGTCGCTGCCGTCGCCGCCACCGCCGCCGCTGCTGCATGCGCTGAGGACGGAGGAGCTGGCGGCTGCTACTCCGGTGGCGATGAGGAAGTTTCTACGGGAGAAAGACATGGCGTATCGGTCCTTGGGATCGGTGGACGAGGCAGGTGCGACAGGCCGGACCACAGCGGCCGGGCTGTTGGAGCGGAGGGTCAGCGCCTCGACTTGGGGTCGAGCGCGTCGCGTACCGAGTCGCCGAGCAGATTGAAGGCGAGCACGAAGATGACCATGGAGATGCCCGGGAAGAGCATGAAGGTGATGTCGTTCGTGTAGTAGGACGAACCGCGCGCGATCATGACGCCCCAGTCCGGGGTCGGGTCGATCATGCCGACACCGAGGAAGGCGAGGCCCGCCTCTGCCGTCACCATGGCGGGCAGGGCCAGGGTGGACTGGATCAGGATCGGCGTCCAGAGGTTCGGAAGCAGTTCCTTGAAGATGATCCGGGCGGGGGACGCACCGGTCACCTTCGCTGCTTCCACGAACTCACGTTCACGCAGGGCCAGTACCTGACCGCGCAGCAGACGTGCCATCGATGCCCAGCCGAAGCCCGCGAGGACGAGGATCAGCGAGATCGCCCGCAGCGAGGTCGGGATGTCGTCGTCCGGGCCGACGAAGAGCCCGTACATCACCGGCATGAAGGCGATGAAGAACAGCGTCGACGGGAAGGACAGCAGGATGTCGATGATCCGGCCGATGAAGTAGTCCGTCTTGCCGCCCAGATAACCGGCCGTGACGCCGACGACCACACCGACGAGGGTCAGGAGGATCGTGATCGCGCTGGCGATCATCAGCGAGGTGCGTATCCCGTAGAGCAGGAACGTGAAGACGTCCCGCCCGAGCGACGGCTCAAGACCGAACCAGAAGTCGCTGCTGATACCGCCGTTGGGCTTCACCGGATAGCCGAAACCGTTGAGCAGCCCGGGGGTGTCCTGGCCGTACGTGTCGTACGGGTTCTTCCCGTACAGCTTGGCGATCAGCGGTGCGGCAAGGGCGATCACGAAGAAGAACACGACGATGCAGGCGGACACGAAGCCTGTCTTGTCGCGCTTGAATCGCCGCCAAGCCAGTTGGCTCGGGCTCCGGGCTTCGGCGCCCTTGTTGGGGCTGTCGGGCTGCCGGGACTCCTCAACGATGCCGATGGAAGTGGTGTCCACCGGAACGAGGGGGGCCGGGGATGGCGTGGTCATCGAACTCCTGTCCCCGTACGGAAAGCGGCATCCTCCGGGCAGGAGGAGCTAAGGGGTTGGAACGGACCCAATCAATCGAGTTGACAACGGTCAATGCGCGTAGCAACTCCACACCTGGTCTTTAGGTTCTTGACCCAGCCTTGGGAAAGAAAAGGTGTCCTCAAGGTGGACAGGTGATTTCCGAAAACCGCAAATCGTGTGATCACGGACAGCTGCGTCCGGTCAAAGGTGTGTCCATTTCGTTATGCGGGGCATCCGGGCGTTTCTGGTGACGGATGGACACAGACGGCCGCAGAGAAGGTGCATTGGTGGTGCTATCCAGTGATATTGGGCCCTAAGTGGGATTTAGGACCTAGAGGAGGCACTCCATGCGCGGAGCCACACACGCCAAGTGGGCCGCATGCGCGGTCGCCGTCGCCCTCGCGGCGACGGCCTGCGGCGGCGGCGGAAGCAGTGGCGGAAGTGGCGGGGCGAACGGGGTCCTCAGCTCCTCCTGGGGTGATCCGCAGAACCCGCTGGAGCCGGCGAACACCAACGAGGTCCAGGGCGGCAAGGTCCTCGACATGATCTTCCGGGGCCTCAAGAAGTACGACCCGAAGACCGGCAAGGCCGAGAACATGCTGGCCTCCAGCGTCACGACCAGCGACTCGGTCAACTTCAAGATCACGATCAAGAAGGGCTGGACGTTCAGCAACGGCGAGAAGATCACCGCCAAGTCCTTCGTCGACGCCTGGAACTACGGCGCGGATCTGAAGCACAACCAGAAGGACGCCTACTTCTTCGCCTACATCGACGGTTACGACAAGGTCCACCCGGACTCCGGCAGCGCCAAGGCCTCCACGCTCTCCGGGCTGAAGGTGGTCAACGACAACACCTTCACGGTGAAGCTGAACCAGAAGTTCTCCACCTTCCCGGACACCCTCGGGTACCCGGCCTTCGCCCCGCTGCCCACCGCGTTCTACAAGAACCACTCCGCCTGGCTGTCCAAGCCGGTCGGCAACGGCCCGTACACCGTGAAGTCGTACACCAAGGGCTCGCAGATGAGCCTGCGCAAGTGGGACAAGTACCCGGGCCCCGACAAGGCCCAGAACGGCGGCGTCGACCTCAAGGTCTACACGGACAACAACACCGCCTACACCGACCTGACCGCGGGCAACCTCGACCTGGTCGACGACGTCCCCGCCGCGCAGCTCAAGAACGTCAAGGCCGACCTGAACGGGCGCTACATCAACACCCCCGCGGGCATCATCCAGACACTCGCGTTCCCCTTCTACCGCCCCGAGTGGAACACCGCGGGCGCCAAGAAGGTGCGGATCGGGCTGTCGATGGCGATCAACCGCCCGCAGATCACGAAGACGATCTTCCAGAACACCAGGACCCCGGCCACCGACTGGACGTCCCCGGTCCTCGGCGCCGCCGGCGGTTACAAGGCGGGCCTGTGCGGTGCCTCCTGCACGTACAACCCCACCCAGGCGAAGAAGCTGGTCAAGGAGGGCGGCGGCATCCCCGGCGGCCAGCTGAAGATCTCGTACAACGCGGACACCGGCTCGCACAAGGAGTGGATCGACGCCATCTGCAACAACATCAACAACACCCTCGGCAACGACAAGGCGTGTGTCGGCAACCCGATCGGTACCTTCGCCGACTTCCGCAACCAGATCACGGCGAAGAAGATGACGGGCCCCTTCCGGGCCGGCTGGCAGATGGACTACCCGCTGATCCAGAACTTCCTGCAGCCGCTGTACTACACCAACGCCTCGTCCAACGACGGCCACTGGACCAACAAGTCGTTCGACAACCTCGTCAACCAGGCCAACGCGGAGACCGACAAAGCGACAGCCGTCAAGAAGTTCCAGGACGCCGAAGGTGTGGTCCGGGACAACATGGCGGCCATCCCGCTCTGGTACCAGAACGGCAGCGCCGGCTACTCCGACCGCGTCTCGAACGTCGCGCTGAACCCGTTCAGCGTGCCGGTCTACAACGAGATCAAGGTCCACTGACGCCTGAGGAGGCACGGCCCCGCGCGCCGAGCGCGCCGGGCCGCACACCTTCCCGGAACGACGACCCCCGGAGCCCCTCATGGGACGTTATGTGATCAGGCGTCTGCTGCAGATGATCCCGGTCTTCATCGGCGCGACGCTGCTGATCTTCCTGATGGTGAACGTGATGGGCGACCCCGTCGCGGGACTCTGCGGCGACCGCGCCTGCGACCCGGCGACCGCCGCCCAGCTGCGCAGCGAGTTCGGCCTCGACAAGCCCGTGTGGCAGCAGTACCTGACCTACATGGGCAACGTCTTCACCGGCGACTTCGGCACCGCGTTCAACGGTGAGAAGGTCACCGACCTGATGGGCAGCGCCTTCCCGGTCACCATCCGGCTCACCATCGTCGCCATCATCTTCGAGGTGATCATCGGCATCGCCTTCGGTGTGATCACGGGGCTCAAGCGCGGACATCCGGTCGACTCGTCCGTCCTGCTGCTCACCCTGGTCGTCATCTCGGTGCCGACCTTCGTCACCGGCCTGCTGGCCCAGCTGCTGTTCGGGGTGCAGTGGGGGCTCATCAAACCCGCGGTCTCACCGGCGGCCCCGTTCAACGAGCTGATCCTTCCCGGGCTGGTGCTCGCGTCCGTGTCACTCGCGTACGTCACCCGGCTGACCAGGACCTCGATCGCGGAGAACCGACGCGCCGACTACGTCAGAACGGCCACCGCCAAAGGGCTCCGCAAGCGCCGCATCATCGTCCGGCACCTGCTGCGCAACTCGCTGATCCCCGTCGTGACCTTCATCGGGACCGACATCGGGGCCCTGATGGGCGGTGCCATCGTCACCGAGCGCATCTTCAACATCCACGGCGTCGGCTACCAGCTCTACCAGGGCATCGTCCGCCAGAACAGCCAGACCGTCGTCGGCTTCGTCACCGTCCTCGTCATCGTCTTCCTGGTGGCGAACCTCATCGTCGACCTCCTCTACGCCGTTCTCGACCCGAGGATCCGGTATGCCTGAGCCGCAGAATTCCGACGAAGCGATCTCCGCCGCGGGGGCCGGCGGCGCCACCGACCTCGCCATGGGCGAGGGCGTCACGCTGGAGAACCCGCAGGACGGGGGCGGACCCGGCCCCGACGAACCGGCCCGCAGTCTCTGGTCCGACGCCTGGCGCGACCTGCGCCGCAACCCCATCTTCATCATCTCGGGGCTGATCATCATCTTCCTCGTGGTGATCTCGATCTGGCCCCAGCTCATCGCCACCCAGAACCCGCTCGCCTGCAACCTGGACAAGGCCCAGGAGGGCCCCCAGCCCGGCCACCCCTTCGGCTTCACCGGACAGGGCTGCGACGTCTACACCCGTACGGTCTACGGCGCCCGGCAGTCCGTGACGGTCGGTGTCTGCGCGACGGTCGGAGTGGCCCTCATCGGCAGTGTCCTGGGCGGTCTCGCCGGCTTCTTCGGCGGCGCGGGCGACGCGGTCCTCTCCCGGGTCACCGACATCTTCTTCGGCATCCCGGTGGTGCTCGGCGGTCTGGTGCTGCTGTCCGTGGTCACCAGCAGCACCGTCTGGCCGGTGATCGGCTTCATGGTGCTCCTCGGCTGGCCGCAGATCGCGCGGATCGCGCGCGGCTCCGTCATCACCGCCAAACAGAACGACTACGTCCAGGCCGCGCGGGCGCTCGGCGCCTCCAACTCCCGGATGCTGCTGCGCCACATCGCGCCGAACGCGGTCGCCCCGGTGATCGTCGTGGCGACCATCGCACTCGGTACGTACATCTCGCTGGAGGCGACCCTGTCCTTCCTCGGCGTAGGCCTGAAGCCCCCCACCGTCTCCTGGGGCATCGACATCTCCGCGGCCTCCCCGTACATCCGCAACGCCCCGCACATGCTGCTCTGGCCGGCCGGCGCGCTGGCGATCACGGTGCTCGCCTTCATCATGCTCGGCGACGCGGTGCGCGACGCCCTCGACCCCAAGCTGCGCTGAGGAGTCCGGACCATGCTGCTCGAAGTACGCGATCTGCACGTGGAGTTCCACACCCGCGACGGGGTCGCGAAGGCGGTGAACGGTGTCGACTACACGGTGGACTCCGGCGAGACGCTCGCCGTCCTCGGTGAATCGGGCTCCGGCAAGTCGGTGACCGCCCAGGCCATCATGGGCATCCTCGATGTGCCACCGGGCAGGATCGCCGGCGGCGAGATCCTCTTCCAGGGGCAGGACCTGCTGAAGCTCAAGGAGGAGGAGCGGCGCAAGATCCGTGGCGCCAGGATGGCGATGATCTTCCAGGACGCCCTCTCCTCGCTCAACCCGGTGCTCAGCGTGGGCGAGCAGCTCGGTGAGATGTTCACCGTCCACCGGGGCA
This genomic interval carries:
- a CDS encoding ABC transporter permease, whose amino-acid sequence is MPEPQNSDEAISAAGAGGATDLAMGEGVTLENPQDGGGPGPDEPARSLWSDAWRDLRRNPIFIISGLIIIFLVVISIWPQLIATQNPLACNLDKAQEGPQPGHPFGFTGQGCDVYTRTVYGARQSVTVGVCATVGVALIGSVLGGLAGFFGGAGDAVLSRVTDIFFGIPVVLGGLVLLSVVTSSTVWPVIGFMVLLGWPQIARIARGSVITAKQNDYVQAARALGASNSRMLLRHIAPNAVAPVIVVATIALGTYISLEATLSFLGVGLKPPTVSWGIDISAASPYIRNAPHMLLWPAGALAITVLAFIMLGDAVRDALDPKLR
- a CDS encoding ABC transporter substrate-binding protein; the protein is MSFSRRNFLIATGVAAASSSVLSACSSGGGGGDGSDKGAPNVSKGKASKIVIGTKADSVGPAPEVPGAVKGGTIWTMDQLDCDHLDPAQIWSSYEGWITPLFMRGLVGYKVSADGTSTLVGDLATDAGTMKDGGKTWSFTLKDGGKWEDGSDVTIEDVRHTFERLFATFITYGPRYPQQWLVGGKGYKGPYEGKHLDSIEISGNTVTFHLNTARADFNLCLGMRAFSLVPKKHDTKAEYDKKPFSCGPYKIDARQPGKSMSISRNPHWDPKTDPIRNAYPDKWQLQFGFQLLASTDRYIADQGNDQHTVSMFNEVAPERMQKVLSDPAMKKRVFTHLDNATYYYAINTTRIKDVKVRQALNYAWPSQQCQLIRGGTASSEIATTIISPLTPGHTDFDLYGKRKKPTGDPEKAKAMLKEAGKLGQKVVIAFQASDYAVKTAVAIKNALTKAGFNPITKQVDKTTFYTQIAQIDNTYDMFAAGWSADWPGGYTALQPTFDGRVIANGASNWPQLNNASVNKAIDAAALITDQKKADAAFGAIDRQIMELAAVVPDYWPIRNWFHGSKVGGMFYDAGATGMAICKMYTTA
- a CDS encoding ABC transporter permease, whose translation is MGRYVIRRLLQMIPVFIGATLLIFLMVNVMGDPVAGLCGDRACDPATAAQLRSEFGLDKPVWQQYLTYMGNVFTGDFGTAFNGEKVTDLMGSAFPVTIRLTIVAIIFEVIIGIAFGVITGLKRGHPVDSSVLLLTLVVISVPTFVTGLLAQLLFGVQWGLIKPAVSPAAPFNELILPGLVLASVSLAYVTRLTRTSIAENRRADYVRTATAKGLRKRRIIVRHLLRNSLIPVVTFIGTDIGALMGGAIVTERIFNIHGVGYQLYQGIVRQNSQTVVGFVTVLVIVFLVANLIVDLLYAVLDPRIRYA
- a CDS encoding ABC transporter permease, translated to MTTPSPAPLVPVDTTSIGIVEESRQPDSPNKGAEARSPSQLAWRRFKRDKTGFVSACIVVFFFVIALAAPLIAKLYGKNPYDTYGQDTPGLLNGFGYPVKPNGGISSDFWFGLEPSLGRDVFTFLLYGIRTSLMIASAITILLTLVGVVVGVTAGYLGGKTDYFIGRIIDILLSFPSTLFFIAFMPVMYGLFVGPDDDIPTSLRAISLILVLAGFGWASMARLLRGQVLALREREFVEAAKVTGASPARIIFKELLPNLWTPILIQSTLALPAMVTAEAGLAFLGVGMIDPTPDWGVMIARGSSYYTNDITFMLFPGISMVIFVLAFNLLGDSVRDALDPKSRR
- a CDS encoding peptide ABC transporter substrate-binding protein is translated as MRGATHAKWAACAVAVALAATACGGGGSSGGSGGANGVLSSSWGDPQNPLEPANTNEVQGGKVLDMIFRGLKKYDPKTGKAENMLASSVTTSDSVNFKITIKKGWTFSNGEKITAKSFVDAWNYGADLKHNQKDAYFFAYIDGYDKVHPDSGSAKASTLSGLKVVNDNTFTVKLNQKFSTFPDTLGYPAFAPLPTAFYKNHSAWLSKPVGNGPYTVKSYTKGSQMSLRKWDKYPGPDKAQNGGVDLKVYTDNNTAYTDLTAGNLDLVDDVPAAQLKNVKADLNGRYINTPAGIIQTLAFPFYRPEWNTAGAKKVRIGLSMAINRPQITKTIFQNTRTPATDWTSPVLGAAGGYKAGLCGASCTYNPTQAKKLVKEGGGIPGGQLKISYNADTGSHKEWIDAICNNINNTLGNDKACVGNPIGTFADFRNQITAKKMTGPFRAGWQMDYPLIQNFLQPLYYTNASSNDGHWTNKSFDNLVNQANAETDKATAVKKFQDAEGVVRDNMAAIPLWYQNGSAGYSDRVSNVALNPFSVPVYNEIKVH